The following nucleotide sequence is from Barnesiella viscericola DSM 18177.
TCATCAACCACAGGCCGAGGCCGCTTTCCGGCACGACCGTCATCAACATCATGAACCTGTTCTGCACCTTCCTGCACTGGTGCAAGAAGATGAAGTATTCCGACAACGAGGTCTATGTCCTCTACGGCTGCAAGGAGCCCACCTACGGCGACCCGTTCTTCCTCACTTCGGAAGAGAGGAACATCCTCTACGATGCGGACTTGAACGACAACCCGAAACTGGCCGTCATACGGGACATCTTCGTGTTCCACTGCTATGTCGGCTGCCGAGTGGGTGACCTTTATAGGCTCACGAGGGCCAACATCAAGGACGGCTTCCTGGAATACATGCCGCAGAAGACGAAGAAATGCCAGGCGAAGACCGTCAGGGTGCCGCTGCATGAGAAGGCACTGAAGATACTGGAACGCTACGATGCCAATGCCGACAGGCTGTTCCCGTTCAAGCAGATACACACCTACAACCTCGGCATACGGGAGCTGCTGAAGCGTTGCGGCTTAGACAGGATGGTCACCATCCTCGACACGCACGGCTACAACACCGTGCAGAAGCCCCTGTACGAGGTGGCCACCAGCCATACGGCACGCAAGACCTTCGTGGGTAACCTATACCGGCAGGTGCCCGACCCAAACCTGATAGCCTCCATGTCGGGACACGTGGAGGGCAGCAGGGCGTTCAACCGCTACCGCACGATAGACGATGACATGAAGCGCAGGCTTGTGGACATGATAGATTAGACAGAAAGGCGGACATACATATGAAAGTGACCGCATTCATCCGGAAGACCGCCGCCAAGAACAACATCACCGACCAGGCTCGGGTCTATTTCCGTGTCCGGGACATCGGCGGCGTGGACATCAAGGCCGCGAGCGAGCTGTCCATCAACCCCAACCACTGGAGCCCGGAACGGCAGGGCTACAAGCCCCGCGTGGCCCTGGTGTCGGAGGAGAAGAAGATGGGCTTCGACAAGGACGTGCAGCAGATCACCCATCTCATCACAAAAGAGTACCACCGGGGAGTGGACGGCAGCTGGCTCAAGGGGCTGATAGAGGAATACCACCATCCCGGCATCAACGCCAGGGGCGGCAACAAGGCCGACGAGTACCTGCTCTCGTTCCAGATACGGAAATACATCGAGGAAACACCGCTCGCGGACGAAAGCCGGAAACACCATCTCGACAATCTCAACAAGGTGCTGCGCTACGAGCGTTTCCGCCACGAAGTGCTGCACCAGAGAGGCTTCCACCTGTGCATCGACACCGTCACGGCGGACGACATCAGGGACTTCAAGTTGTGGATGCAGGAGGAACACAAGTACGTGGACATGTACCCCGTATTCTACCGGAATGAGGTACGCCGCAACGTCGAACAGAAGCGTTCCGAGAACAGCATGTCGGGCTCCCTCTACCGCATCCGCACCGTCATCAAGTGGTGCGTCAAGCGCGGGCTGACAAGGAACAATCCCTTTGACCAGTACCAGATTGCCCGGCCGATGTACGGCGACCCGTTCTACTTGACGCTCGAGGAGCGGGACAAGGTGTACTACGCCGACCTGAGCGGCATGGGGGCAACCTATCCGGTCTACCGTGACATCTTCATGTTCCAGTGTCTGATAGGGTGCCGTGTCAGCGACCTGAACAGGCTAACCAAGGCTAACATCGTGGACGGCTTCGTGGAGTACATCCCGCAGAAGACGAAGATGGAACATGCCAACACGGTGCGCGTGCCGCTCAACCAAAAGGCACGGGAGATACTTGAACGCTACAAGGATCTGGAGAACGCCCTGCTCCCCCGGTTCTCGCACTTCGGCTACAACA
It contains:
- a CDS encoding site-specific integrase, whose amino-acid sequence is MKVTVYLKKCSPEASNICFRVRDRNVDIKVVSTLEVQDRYWDTDTLSYRRTTAVPAAEQKRLPEQIAAIIERAEKTFSDKADSRWMRQVIEDVLYPVRAFERNHPNLLARVHEYLEKFDGAERTKEHIIRFERRMSRYHDYRREILGEADFTLFVETVTLEQMNAFRDYVVNEYRLRQEHSNFYAPRTLINHRPRPLSGTTVINIMNLFCTFLHWCKKMKYSDNEVYVLYGCKEPTYGDPFFLTSEERNILYDADLNDNPKLAVIRDIFVFHCYVGCRVGDLYRLTRANIKDGFLEYMPQKTKKCQAKTVRVPLHEKALKILERYDANADRLFPFKQIHTYNLGIRELLKRCGLDRMVTILDTHGYNTVQKPLYEVATSHTARKTFVGNLYRQVPDPNLIASMSGHVEGSRAFNRYRTIDDDMKRRLVDMID
- a CDS encoding site-specific integrase, with translation MKVTAFIRKTAAKNNITDQARVYFRVRDIGGVDIKAASELSINPNHWSPERQGYKPRVALVSEEKKMGFDKDVQQITHLITKEYHRGVDGSWLKGLIEEYHHPGINARGGNKADEYLLSFQIRKYIEETPLADESRKHHLDNLNKVLRYERFRHEVLHQRGFHLCIDTVTADDIRDFKLWMQEEHKYVDMYPVFYRNEVRRNVEQKRSENSMSGSLYRIRTVIKWCVKRGLTRNNPFDQYQIARPMYGDPFYLTLEERDKVYYADLSGMGATYPVYRDIFMFQCLIGCRVSDLNRLTKANIVDGFVEYIPQKTKMEHANTVRVPLNQKAREILERYKDLENALLPRFSHFGYNKKIKEILKYVGIDRKVIVLDPKTREDVARPLYEVASTHTARKTFIGNLYRQVKDPNLIASMSGHSEGSRAFARYRKIDDEMKKELVNLLD